A genome region from Labilibaculum antarcticum includes the following:
- a CDS encoding sensor histidine kinase, with product MLLQIALIVSVLLQFGAFFITISLIPKTRFNSSWIMVSIGFLLMALRRFTELFSVFNADQSKAETVITSWMAVVISLLMFFGAFYIRRIFQLQDKVDKERKENEAKVLSAVIKTEEQERHRFAKELHDGLGPILSTIKMTNSALNKSVENANNLQIIQKTDQAINEAIITLKEISNQLSPHILERYGLEKAIKTFIGGIQLTNQYQIQLNIQLSEKRFDYNLELILYRIIGELFNNTLKHASASKIDLSLLTYHHKLELMYSDNGIGFSPNMKSVKGMGLSNIHTRVKSLDGSIEINTRKNEGFYLKVEIPIS from the coding sequence TTATTACAATTCGGAGCTTTTTTTATTACCATTAGCCTGATTCCAAAAACACGCTTCAACAGCTCATGGATCATGGTTTCCATCGGTTTCTTACTAATGGCTTTGCGCCGATTTACCGAACTTTTTAGCGTATTTAATGCAGACCAAAGCAAAGCGGAAACCGTCATCACCAGCTGGATGGCTGTGGTAATTTCATTGCTCATGTTTTTTGGTGCCTTTTACATTCGCCGTATTTTTCAGCTGCAGGATAAGGTCGATAAAGAGAGAAAAGAAAATGAAGCCAAAGTGCTGAGTGCAGTAATCAAGACCGAAGAACAGGAACGCCATCGCTTTGCCAAGGAATTGCACGACGGATTGGGGCCTATCCTCTCTACCATTAAAATGACAAACTCCGCTCTAAATAAGTCTGTTGAAAATGCGAATAACCTGCAAATCATTCAAAAAACAGATCAGGCCATTAACGAAGCCATCATCACCCTTAAGGAGATATCCAACCAATTAAGTCCGCATATTTTGGAGCGATACGGTTTAGAAAAAGCCATTAAAACATTTATCGGGGGAATTCAGCTAACAAATCAATACCAGATTCAATTGAATATTCAATTGTCCGAAAAACGTTTCGACTACAATCTAGAGTTGATTCTATATCGGATCATCGGAGAATTATTCAACAACACGCTAAAACATGCTTCAGCCTCTAAAATCGACCTTTCACTCCTTACCTATCATCACAAATTAGAATTGATGTATAGTGATAATGGAATCGGCTTTTCACCAAACATGAAATCGGTAAAAGGAATGGGCTTGTCGAACATCCACACACGGGTAAAATCTTTGGACGGAAGCATTGAAATAAACACCCGCAAAAATGAAGGCTTTTACCTTAAAGTTGAAATACCAATATCATGA
- a CDS encoding response regulator transcription factor, which yields MNESLKLALVDDHDLFREGLFFLLNNQNSKPEIKEASNGQELLDLLLNWQADLILMDIEMPVMNGIEASKEVIKKYPDTKIIALSMHANENYYSEMIDAGAKGFLLKNSSFEDVQQAIKAVMEGKNYFSPEILESIIANLNHKKNHLSKSDLTHREIEILYNICKGLSNQEIAEILFISKRTVDKHRENILLKTQSKNTAGLVIYAIKNHIFEV from the coding sequence ATGAATGAATCTTTAAAATTGGCACTGGTTGACGATCACGATTTGTTTCGGGAAGGTTTATTCTTTCTACTCAACAATCAAAATAGCAAACCTGAAATAAAGGAAGCCAGCAACGGACAGGAATTATTGGATTTGCTGTTGAACTGGCAGGCCGACCTAATTCTTATGGATATTGAAATGCCTGTAATGAATGGAATAGAGGCAAGTAAAGAGGTCATTAAAAAATATCCCGACACAAAAATAATTGCGCTCTCGATGCATGCCAACGAAAATTATTATTCGGAAATGATTGATGCAGGAGCCAAAGGTTTTTTGCTTAAAAACTCTAGTTTCGAAGATGTTCAGCAAGCAATTAAAGCCGTTATGGAGGGAAAAAACTACTTCTCACCCGAAATATTAGAGAGTATCATTGCCAATTTAAACCACAAAAAAAATCACCTCTCAAAATCAGATCTTACTCATCGGGAAATCGAGATTCTATACAACATTTGCAAGGGACTATCGAATCAGGAAATAGCCGAAATACTCTTTATCAGCAAACGAACGGTTGACAAACACCGCGAAAACATACTGCTAAAAACCCAATCGAAAAACACCGCAGGCTTGGTAATTTATGCCATTAAAAATCACATTTTTGAGGTGTAA